The following nucleotide sequence is from Aspergillus nidulans FGSC A4 chromosome I.
TGTATGATTCTTACCTTTCGTTTGTACCTGGTCGTCACGCTGGTAGCTAGGACACCATTCTTTATGCTGCTTGTAGCAAGGTGGTTTAGTACAGTATGATTAGGGTTATTGAGAAGACTGCTATCATCCTTCATCGGCGTAGTGCCGTTGAGGATAGACTTTCCAAGGAAAAGCGGAAGGCTCGGTGGTGTTGGCGCGTCACCGATGATATTGACTGCTTGCTGATAGCACGGGCTCTCCTCGTCTTTATCAAGGTCGAGCAGAAACTGAGGGACGACTCCACGGAAGTCACCGATAGGAATTTCCTCCggctcctcttctttttctggcTTCTCGTCATCAACAGCAGTTTCGACCTTCCCATCCGCAACTTCTTCGGGAAGTACCTGCGGAGGGTGGACCCCTGAGGGTGCGGATTTGTCACTCTCTCTCCTTGAACGATTTACATCGTCGGCACTAAGTTCGATATAATTGACGAGATGGTTCGTAAAGTCAACCGCGGTTGGTAGATTGTCCGAAGCGCGCATCTCACCATCAACAATAAACTTCAAGTGATGTGTTCCGGGCCGGAGGTTTAGTTTCGTGGACAGGACATCGGGATTATTCTCACTGTTCGAAACGAGCAATTAGGTTAATGACCGTTGTGGAGGATGCATACACTAATTCGCCGCAAACCACCAACGAGCGCCACATACCTTCTGTGTAGCCGGAACTTTTTTTCCCAGTTGACGAAAGTACCCGTTACATAGACCTTGTTACCACCAGCTGTCCATTCGATGGTTGTAGGCACGGCTCTACCCACGCCGCTAGTAGCGTACGGCTGAAGCTCATCTACAGTATCGTCGTCTTCTATCGTTGCGAGGTCGGGTTTGGCAGCTGTCGTTTTATCACCCAGTCTTTCTTCAGTCGCGAGCGGAC
It contains:
- a CDS encoding putative Snf1 kinase complex beta-subunit Gal83 (transcript_id=CADANIAT00007344) → MGNNPSKGPVGDGPSPVVSGNTGLTASTSDKRAARGPSAHGPSNAAKAPVADVASSRETATGQSSSQHQTSVQQRLQTRNVKGSPTRTVDRPGFSKTDSPRSKAISAPDPSDPVQVPSSRTAAARRDPYESVALSAPPPKMYYSASHHLQRPPRMPLPIGDATAIPGSPISGPDDTSPLATEERLGDKTTAAKPDLATIEDDDTVDELQPYATSGVGRAVPTTIEWTAGGNKVYVTGTFVNWEKKFRLHRSENNPDVLSTKLNLRPGTHHLKFIVDGEMRASDNLPTAVDFTNHLVNYIELSADDVNRSRRESDKSAPSGVHPPQVLPEEVADGKVETAVDDEKPEKEEEPEEIPIGDFRGVVPQFLLDLDKDEESPCYQQAVNIIGDAPTPPSLPLFLGKSILNGTTPMKDDSSLLNNPNHTVLNHLATSSIKNGVLATSVTTRYKRKVRIIQHPGPN